From a single Pyxidicoccus xibeiensis genomic region:
- a CDS encoding DUF4082 domain-containing protein codes for MLQPHHHLRSLLGLLALSLFTSCTGGTSDADLKAAASSPLAAEVSIFGASVTPTTLADPDTASVELGVKFRSSVPGTVAGIRFYKGSSANSGTHVGSLWSRSGQRLASATFTNETATGWQTVRFATPVSISANTTYVASYLSPRGRYSATGNAFASQGTTNGPLTALASGVDGENGVYLYGSGGFPTQSYQSTNYFVDVLFTSTADTSAPTAPGALAAAASTAGAIQLTWTAATDNIGVTAYVIFRGGTEVTSVSGGTLGYKDIGLTPSTLYSYSVRARDAAGNLGPASNTASATTSSEPPPPGLSLPRVPWEGGPSYYARFPAMAGTPWTSEDFFPIGYWGAYSEAEWRFSTDAAHGINTFLETYNVNESSAGWMRQYGIWNLAGNGLGGEAVGASFDDETDMWGGPGWNPWTGYINHPEHDTCVPDQPRRCGFTVYNTLYERLNNPNALIYANVGKGALMWESDDERATFLCGADGPDPRAKWRLGVATGDIYFYTDENIGAEAVTWFGIPAGEVRRAANYGEVLMTGLRSGASYGNNGVPRIPLGVVVELGGQATGRLINANQVEGAVWSTLIHEARIVAYFSHVFSNTTANPSTSDVLNDTRPAYQATRDRVKKLNAEVKSLARVLNTQSYVWQFNPNLSTMLKYRDNAAYVFAMQKRQFASGTYTFTLPPELPASGTIEVIGENRSIPYSGGRFTDSFAAEYTHHNYRIPD; via the coding sequence ATGCTTCAGCCTCACCATCACCTGCGCTCCCTCCTTGGACTGCTGGCGCTGAGCCTGTTCACCAGTTGTACGGGTGGCACCTCGGACGCGGACTTGAAGGCCGCTGCGTCCAGTCCCCTCGCGGCCGAGGTCAGCATCTTCGGCGCGAGTGTCACCCCCACCACCCTCGCGGACCCGGACACGGCGTCCGTCGAGCTGGGCGTGAAGTTCCGTTCCAGCGTTCCGGGCACCGTGGCGGGCATCCGCTTCTACAAGGGCAGCTCGGCGAACAGCGGGACGCACGTGGGCAGCCTCTGGAGCCGCTCGGGACAGCGGCTCGCGTCCGCGACGTTCACCAACGAGACGGCCACGGGGTGGCAGACGGTGCGCTTCGCCACGCCGGTGAGCATCTCCGCCAACACCACGTACGTCGCCTCGTACCTGTCGCCGCGCGGCCGCTACTCGGCCACGGGCAACGCCTTCGCGAGCCAGGGCACCACGAACGGCCCCCTGACGGCGCTGGCCTCCGGCGTGGACGGCGAGAATGGCGTCTATCTCTACGGCAGCGGCGGCTTCCCCACGCAGAGCTACCAGAGCACCAACTACTTCGTGGACGTGCTCTTCACCTCCACCGCCGACACGAGCGCGCCCACCGCTCCAGGCGCCCTCGCCGCGGCGGCGTCCACGGCGGGCGCCATCCAGCTCACCTGGACCGCGGCCACGGACAACATCGGCGTGACGGCCTACGTCATCTTCCGCGGCGGCACGGAGGTCACCTCCGTCTCCGGGGGCACGCTCGGCTACAAGGACATCGGGCTCACGCCGTCCACGCTCTACTCGTACTCGGTGAGGGCCCGTGACGCCGCCGGCAACCTGGGCCCCGCGTCCAACACGGCCTCGGCCACCACGTCCTCGGAGCCGCCGCCCCCCGGGCTGAGCCTGCCGCGTGTGCCGTGGGAGGGCGGACCGTCGTACTACGCGCGCTTCCCGGCCATGGCGGGCACGCCGTGGACCTCCGAGGACTTCTTCCCCATCGGCTACTGGGGCGCGTACTCCGAAGCGGAGTGGCGCTTCAGCACCGACGCGGCGCATGGCATCAACACGTTCCTCGAGACGTACAACGTCAACGAGAGCTCGGCGGGGTGGATGCGGCAGTACGGCATCTGGAACCTCGCGGGCAACGGCCTGGGCGGTGAGGCCGTCGGCGCGAGCTTCGACGACGAGACGGACATGTGGGGCGGGCCGGGCTGGAATCCCTGGACCGGCTACATCAACCATCCGGAGCACGACACGTGCGTGCCGGACCAGCCGCGCCGCTGCGGCTTCACCGTCTACAACACCCTCTACGAGCGGTTGAACAACCCGAACGCCCTCATCTACGCCAACGTCGGCAAGGGCGCGCTGATGTGGGAGTCGGACGACGAGCGGGCCACGTTCCTCTGCGGCGCGGACGGGCCGGACCCGCGAGCGAAGTGGCGGCTCGGCGTGGCCACGGGGGACATCTACTTCTACACGGACGAGAACATCGGCGCCGAGGCGGTCACCTGGTTCGGCATTCCCGCCGGCGAGGTGCGCCGCGCGGCGAACTACGGCGAAGTCCTGATGACCGGCCTGCGCTCCGGCGCGTCGTACGGCAACAACGGCGTCCCGCGAATCCCCCTGGGCGTCGTCGTCGAGCTCGGCGGACAGGCCACGGGGCGCCTCATCAACGCCAACCAGGTTGAAGGCGCGGTGTGGTCCACGCTCATCCACGAGGCGCGCATCGTCGCGTACTTCTCGCACGTCTTCTCCAACACCACCGCGAACCCGTCGACCTCGGACGTGCTCAATGACACGCGCCCCGCCTACCAGGCCACGCGTGACCGGGTGAAGAAGCTCAACGCCGAGGTGAAGTCGCTCGCGCGGGTGCTCAACACGCAGTCCTACGTGTGGCAGTTCAACCCGAACCTGAGCACGATGCTCAAGTACCGCGACAACGCGGCCTACGTCTTCGCCATGCAGAAGCGGCAGTTCGCCAGCGGGACGTACACCTTCACCCTGCCGCCCGAGCTGCCCGCGAGCGGCACCATCGAGGTGATTGGCGAGAACCGCTCCATCCCCTACTCCGGCGGGAGGTTCACCGACTCCTTCGCCGCCGAGTACACGCACCACAACTACCGCATCCCGGACTGA
- a CDS encoding DoxX family protein produces MTQDVAVARPSLLKTVARIWLGATLLLAGAGHLTWSRTEFLAQVPKWVPVDADFVVLASGVVELMLGAALIFARRWRTQVGWVVAAFFVAIFPGNISQYTQGISAFGLDTDRARLIRLFFQPVLVAWALWSTGAWAAYRASKRSR; encoded by the coding sequence ATGACTCAAGACGTTGCCGTGGCACGTCCCAGTCTCCTGAAGACCGTTGCACGCATCTGGCTGGGAGCGACCCTGCTCCTCGCGGGCGCGGGCCACCTCACGTGGTCCCGCACCGAGTTCCTGGCGCAGGTCCCGAAGTGGGTCCCCGTCGATGCCGACTTCGTCGTCCTCGCCTCGGGCGTGGTCGAGTTGATGCTCGGCGCGGCACTCATCTTCGCGCGCCGCTGGCGCACCCAGGTCGGATGGGTGGTGGCGGCGTTCTTCGTCGCCATCTTCCCGGGCAACATCTCGCAGTACACCCAGGGCATCAGCGCGTTCGGGCTCGACACCGACAGGGCGCGGCTCATCCGGCTCTTCTTCCAGCCCGTCCTCGTCGCCTGGGCCCTGTGGTCGACCGGCGCGTGGGCCGCCTATCGCGCGTCGAAGCGCTCCCGGTAG
- a CDS encoding helix-hairpin-helix domain-containing protein encodes MRRLGSALLAVSLFAGCGASESEPSSEVLGRQQAPLTVTDVDVAPECQGIITFVNTASLQTLGAYVPGDTANNLVTRRTTSPFVTLADVASVPGVGSARLQQLEGGARAGGLIGPSCVGIQDELAISTDDEHAMVALVNSINPGELHAILPYAWNGATNLLNLRPFTSAQGISGTSGIGPVSFRNIRNAATLGRALEALVDQVNATPLPVGNRTDMALDFDWQQIVWDPTHLRYLESLECFGIDPALLPHMQEVSIRPNLADAAEVRADVEHAVSYANRQGHISQSVIDSGLADLDARIAGRTFKGCYLSWSVWRYWGMNNIAFFIDTQSGFSVMTETSWSE; translated from the coding sequence ATGCGTCGTCTCGGCTCAGCCCTACTCGCCGTGAGCCTGTTCGCGGGCTGCGGTGCTTCCGAATCCGAACCCTCCTCCGAAGTGCTCGGACGCCAGCAGGCGCCGCTCACCGTGACGGACGTGGACGTTGCCCCCGAGTGCCAGGGCATCATCACCTTCGTCAACACGGCTTCGCTCCAGACGCTGGGTGCGTACGTGCCGGGCGACACCGCCAACAACCTCGTCACCCGGCGCACGACGTCGCCCTTCGTCACGCTGGCGGACGTCGCCTCGGTCCCTGGCGTCGGCTCGGCCCGCCTCCAGCAGCTCGAGGGCGGCGCCCGTGCCGGGGGCCTCATCGGCCCCAGCTGCGTCGGCATCCAGGATGAGCTGGCCATCTCCACCGACGACGAGCACGCGATGGTGGCGCTGGTCAACAGCATCAACCCCGGTGAGCTGCATGCCATCCTCCCCTATGCCTGGAATGGCGCGACGAACCTCCTCAACCTGCGCCCGTTCACCTCGGCCCAGGGCATCTCCGGCACCTCGGGCATTGGCCCGGTGAGCTTCCGCAACATCCGCAACGCCGCCACGCTGGGCCGCGCCCTCGAGGCGCTCGTCGACCAGGTGAACGCGACGCCGCTGCCCGTGGGCAATCGCACGGACATGGCGCTCGACTTCGACTGGCAGCAGATCGTGTGGGACCCGACGCACCTGCGCTACCTCGAATCCCTGGAGTGCTTCGGCATCGACCCGGCACTCCTCCCGCACATGCAGGAAGTCAGCATCCGCCCGAACCTGGCGGACGCCGCCGAGGTGCGTGCCGACGTCGAGCACGCCGTGTCCTATGCCAACCGCCAGGGCCACATCTCCCAGAGCGTCATCGACAGCGGCCTGGCGGACCTCGATGCGCGCATTGCCGGGCGCACGTTCAAGGGGTGCTACCTCAGCTGGTCCGTGTGGCGGTACTGGGGCATGAACAACATCGCCTTCTTCATCGACACGCAGTCCGGCTTCAGCGTGATGACCGAGACCTCGTGGAGCGAGTGA
- a CDS encoding DUF6896 domain-containing protein, with amino-acid sequence MTDSKSARRLEAAVRAVVSEAPAPTQVELLREDVLPTVHGWLLLCLLRQVRRQQWVLRMVRERITGRGLDEDEGPVPGYAGWQYSFHGIGCCFEGPGELIDMDFHDEEGASIDAYFFARRIQSLAEPALPEARLRTLLPGEALLVDAIDDLRAGGLFGRPEPGMSLRLPPGLEALAEAAEALDLSSDEATARCLAHLRDFEALASRPGGEVFQAKAELMRRSRRDWLLAHSGTPGTAREAFSALRGLATDEELIRTCTRVLEGPVSSATGDAVNRLDAMPGAAGSEAVLHLALHRLSPCQHHPYPMHAAARYLLRRNVERERVLAAMLAFARVDPVKGYRGNPYIGEFALLALEHAHEHARELVRLALRSSVPAARQLVAAVLFVLDRPWCHHELAAALHESDREPGSLVIAVALSRSPSDLARAFAARWRREHPLPPSEGPGFTWAEVEEANASGWFDVEVEKARKWVERAGAHVPQTLP; translated from the coding sequence GTGACGGACTCGAAGAGCGCGCGGAGACTCGAGGCGGCGGTGCGTGCCGTGGTGTCGGAGGCTCCCGCGCCCACGCAGGTGGAGCTCCTGCGCGAGGACGTGCTGCCGACAGTGCATGGCTGGCTCCTGCTGTGCCTGTTGAGGCAGGTCCGCCGGCAGCAGTGGGTGCTGCGGATGGTGAGGGAGCGCATCACCGGCCGCGGGCTCGACGAGGACGAAGGCCCCGTGCCGGGCTACGCGGGCTGGCAGTACAGCTTCCATGGCATCGGCTGCTGCTTCGAGGGCCCGGGCGAGCTCATCGACATGGACTTCCATGACGAGGAGGGCGCGTCCATCGACGCGTACTTCTTCGCCCGGCGAATCCAGTCGCTCGCCGAGCCCGCGCTCCCCGAGGCCCGCCTGCGCACGCTCCTGCCCGGTGAGGCACTCCTGGTGGACGCCATCGATGACCTGCGCGCCGGCGGGCTCTTCGGACGGCCCGAGCCGGGGATGTCCCTCCGGCTGCCACCCGGTCTGGAGGCGCTCGCGGAGGCCGCCGAGGCACTCGACCTGTCGAGCGATGAAGCCACCGCGCGGTGCCTGGCGCACCTGCGGGACTTCGAGGCGCTGGCGTCGCGCCCTGGCGGCGAGGTGTTCCAGGCGAAGGCCGAGCTCATGCGCAGGTCCAGGCGCGACTGGCTCCTCGCGCACTCCGGGACGCCCGGGACGGCGAGGGAGGCCTTCTCCGCCCTGCGGGGGCTCGCCACGGACGAGGAGCTGATCCGCACCTGCACGCGCGTCCTCGAGGGCCCGGTGTCCTCCGCGACGGGGGATGCGGTGAACCGGCTGGATGCGATGCCTGGGGCCGCCGGGAGCGAGGCCGTGCTGCACCTCGCCCTGCACCGGCTGTCCCCCTGCCAGCACCACCCCTATCCCATGCACGCCGCCGCGAGGTACCTGCTCCGGCGCAACGTGGAGCGGGAGCGCGTGCTCGCGGCGATGCTGGCCTTCGCCCGGGTGGACCCGGTGAAGGGCTACCGGGGCAACCCCTATATCGGAGAGTTCGCGCTGCTCGCGCTGGAGCATGCGCACGAACACGCGCGAGAGCTGGTCCGCCTGGCGCTGCGCTCCAGCGTGCCCGCGGCGCGGCAGCTCGTGGCGGCCGTGCTCTTCGTGCTGGACAGGCCCTGGTGTCACCATGAGCTGGCGGCGGCCCTTCATGAGTCGGACCGGGAGCCGGGCTCGCTGGTGATTGCGGTGGCGCTGTCCCGGAGCCCCTCGGACCTGGCACGCGCCTTCGCCGCGCGCTGGCGCAGGGAACACCCGCTGCCTCCGTCGGAAGGCCCGGGCTTCACCTGGGCGGAGGTGGAGGAGGCGAACGCCTCCGGCTGGTTCGACGTGGAGGTGGAGAAGGCGCGGAAGTGGGTGGAGCGGGCGGGAGCCCACGTTCCCCAGACGCTTCCCTGA
- a CDS encoding M23 family metallopeptidase, which translates to MSSRLRSAARLAAAAIATASVGASAQTYGFPGSSSDLPEGSHWWISSDHSGTENRDLSAVRFDATEQRFTRVKIPFADYAVNPKNSDWVIYGLPVSAIADGEVLTCWRNAPEGLKPMVHGGDDVPNPGRAANPPIIPRSGNHLNVLTNDGKVILYAHMQPGSIPEALCPFNDPYVANAEDRVGDLPRETMVPATQRAKVKRGQFIGRVGSSGASSNPHLHVHLKAMLSETTMGPSLPLPFSQAWQKDGAVTYDSSLDFVPLRAEALNQFPSAIHPDPLLRRGSITGDAAMEVAMEAAGDTVVTATRDISGRLVMGSWRLAGDGTFTKLSGVSTGEAATYLGVANPGLGRDVVTAARDGDGKLKLIAWRVSSTGVFTRKAEAGGDEISSQLALASIPGGSLGVVSAVRDAAGRLKVSTWETSSTLDTMTRRGNGFGEDATQVALSPVAFGRVAGDAGVFQGVVTAVRTPAGKLSVTAWEIGSTGVVFKRGTYVGGDVADVAISTLTIGSNVRDVVVVSARLPTGALRNISFDVTAAGQLVRRDDEDAGSIADVQSARVVGQHLVTSLRDSAGNLRVYTWDVDADSQLHRTGQELAGDILDGTAVTSTYVGARFVITAVRLASGGDVRLIAWDANLP; encoded by the coding sequence ATGTCGTCCCGTCTTCGTTCCGCCGCCCGGCTCGCCGCCGCGGCCATCGCCACCGCCAGCGTCGGTGCTTCCGCGCAGACCTACGGTTTTCCCGGCAGCAGCTCGGACCTCCCCGAGGGCAGCCACTGGTGGATCTCCAGCGACCACTCCGGCACGGAGAACCGCGACCTCAGCGCCGTGCGCTTCGACGCCACCGAGCAGCGGTTCACCCGCGTGAAGATTCCCTTCGCGGACTACGCGGTGAACCCCAAGAACTCCGACTGGGTCATCTACGGACTGCCGGTCTCCGCCATCGCGGACGGCGAGGTGCTGACGTGCTGGCGCAACGCCCCGGAGGGCCTCAAGCCGATGGTGCACGGCGGTGACGACGTGCCCAACCCGGGCCGCGCCGCGAATCCGCCCATCATCCCTCGCTCCGGCAACCACCTGAACGTCCTCACGAACGACGGGAAGGTCATCCTCTACGCGCACATGCAGCCGGGCAGCATCCCGGAGGCGCTGTGCCCCTTCAACGACCCCTACGTGGCGAACGCGGAGGACCGGGTAGGGGACCTTCCCCGCGAGACGATGGTGCCCGCCACGCAGCGGGCGAAGGTGAAGCGTGGGCAGTTCATCGGACGCGTGGGCAGCTCCGGCGCTTCCTCGAATCCGCACCTGCACGTGCACCTGAAGGCGATGCTGAGCGAGACGACGATGGGGCCGTCCCTGCCGCTGCCGTTCTCCCAGGCCTGGCAGAAGGATGGGGCGGTGACGTACGACTCGTCGCTCGACTTCGTTCCGCTGCGCGCCGAGGCGCTCAACCAGTTCCCCTCCGCCATCCACCCCGACCCCCTGCTGCGCCGGGGCTCCATCACCGGTGACGCCGCCATGGAGGTGGCGATGGAGGCCGCGGGCGACACGGTGGTGACGGCCACGCGCGACATCTCCGGGCGGCTCGTGATGGGGTCCTGGCGGCTCGCCGGGGACGGCACCTTCACGAAGCTCTCCGGAGTCTCCACCGGCGAAGCGGCGACCTACCTGGGCGTGGCGAACCCCGGCCTGGGCCGCGACGTGGTGACGGCCGCGCGGGACGGCGACGGCAAGCTCAAGCTCATCGCCTGGCGCGTCTCCTCGACGGGCGTCTTCACCCGCAAGGCCGAGGCGGGGGGGGATGAGATTTCCAGCCAGCTGGCGCTCGCGTCCATTCCGGGCGGCAGCCTGGGCGTGGTGAGCGCCGTGCGCGATGCGGCGGGCCGCCTGAAGGTCAGCACCTGGGAGACCTCCTCCACCCTGGACACGATGACCCGCCGGGGCAACGGCTTCGGCGAGGACGCCACCCAGGTCGCGCTCTCGCCCGTCGCCTTCGGCCGGGTGGCGGGGGATGCAGGCGTCTTCCAGGGCGTCGTCACGGCAGTGCGCACGCCCGCGGGCAAGCTGAGCGTCACGGCCTGGGAGATCGGCTCGACGGGCGTGGTCTTCAAGCGCGGGACCTACGTGGGCGGCGACGTGGCGGACGTGGCCATCAGCACCCTCACCATCGGCTCCAACGTGCGGGACGTGGTGGTGGTCAGCGCCCGGCTGCCCACGGGCGCGCTGCGCAACATCTCCTTCGACGTCACCGCGGCGGGCCAGCTCGTGCGCCGTGACGACGAGGACGCCGGAAGCATCGCGGACGTGCAGTCGGCGCGGGTGGTGGGCCAGCACCTGGTGACCTCGCTGCGTGACTCGGCGGGCAACCTGCGCGTGTACACCTGGGACGTGGACGCGGACAGCCAGCTGCACCGCACCGGACAGGAGCTCGCGGGGGACATCCTGGACGGGACGGCGGTCACCTCCACCTATGTGGGCGCCCGCTTCGTCATCACCGCCGTGCGCCTGGCCTCGGGCGGCGACGTGCGGTTGATTGCCTGGGACGCGAACCTTCCGTAG